TGATGCTGACGAGGGCGGCGTCGCCGTCGATCTCCTTGATCAGCACCTGGCGGCAAGCGGAGGCGTGCAAATCGCCGTGAATGCGGCCGGCGTGGACTTCTCCCACGCCCGACAGGCTGACATCGCCCTCGACGGCAGCGACGCGCACCAGGCCGGCGCTGGCCACGGCCAGGTCGCCGTGAACCCGCTCCAGACTCAGGCTGCCTGTGATCTGGCGCATGGCGGCATCGCCATGAACCTCGCCTGTGATCTGAAGAGCGGTCAGATCACTGCCAACCAGATCGCCGTGGCAGTGTTCCAGCCCGACCTCGCCCAACATGCGCAGGACGACATCGCCCGCCTCGCCCAGCAGACGGCAGCCCGTCCCCGCCGGCAGCGTCAGGGTCACATCGCCGGCGGTGTGCAGATGGGTCTCGCCCTCACTCTGACTGACCTGCGGCGCCTGGTCGGGCGCGCTGCCGGCGCGGGCGATGAGATGGCCGCTGTTGCGTCCCGGTTGGCCGCGCACGACCACATCGCCATGACGCACATGCAAGACGACGATCCCATTCGGTTTGAAATCAAGTGTTGTCATCGTTCACTCCACGAACATCTCGACGCGCTCGCTGCCTTCGCCGTCGTCCACTTCGATGAACTTGCCGCCAGGCGCAGCGAACAAGGCCGTGCGGAAGTTCTCGACCTCGGCGCCCAGCCCCCCAGGCGCAAGCCAAGATCGACCAGGCCGAGCGGCAGCGAGAGATTGACTTTGACTCGCCACGCACCATATTCAAGATGCGCATTCGTTCTTCTTGCATGAGATGACTCCTTGTGGGTGGGTCGGCAAGGCTTCGAGGTCGATATTTTGCGCGGGTCGGGCTGGGCGACGGCGCTCATGAACGGGCCTCCCGCAGCAGCGTCGCGGCTTCGGCGGCGCTGATTTTTCCCGCGGCCAGGTCGTCCAGCACCTGCTTGCGTTCGACCCGTGGGGGCGTTTCCTGCTGTGGCGGTGTGAAGCCCATGACCTGGAGCATGTCGTTGAGACGCGAGCGCAGGGTGGGATAGGAGAGACCTACTTCTTCTTGCAGACGGTTGAGCTTGCCCTCGCAACGCACAAAGGCTTCCATCAGTTCCAGTTGTTCGGGCGAGAGACGGGCGAAACGGCGCAGCACCGGCAGTTGCGCCGCCTCGAACTCGGCCACGGGGCCGGGGGCGAAGCGCCCGTGGCTGGTGACATCGCACTGGCGGCAATAGATTTCGGTGACGACCAGTTCGCCGTCGCAGAATGGGCAATGGGTGGGCAGGGCCAGCATGGCCTCCTCCGTCAATTCAGATCAGGAATCAAGAAAATCAATCTATGCAAGATAATAATTCAAGAATATTGATTTGTCAAGACCTATCGTTGAAGAATATTCAAATACAGCCTTGATTCTCTTTCACTTTCCTGTCATCGCCCTTGACTGCCACGCGCTCATTTCGTATAGTTTTCGGATTCCAAAAAACTACGCTGCCACCCAAGCGCCCACTCACCCGCGGCTTTGCCGCTTCCGCCCGCCCGGCCTACAATCCCCGGCCATGAACCGCGACCAACTCATCGCCCGCAAACACGAAGTCATCGCCGCCATCCAACGCGCCCGCAGCGAATTGGAACGCCGCCAGCAGGAACCCTCCACCTGGCGCAACCGCCGCCAGATCGCCGCCCTCGAAAACAGGCTGGATCAGCTCATGGCCGAAGAATACCGCCTGCGCCTCCAGATCGACCAGACCCGTTGAGCGCGGGCCGCCGAAGGATGCCTCTGCACCGGTTTAGCTCGGCCACTTTTTGCCGTAGCGACGGTTGGGGTCGCCCGGAGCGTGCAGGTCGGCGGCAGGTAGTTCGCTGCGCGACCCACCCTCCCCCATCTCAACCGTGACCAATTCCATCAGGACGTTCACATAGCGCACCTGGCCGACGCCGTCGGGCGTTTGCACCATCTGGCCGGGCCTGGGCAGATAACGACGCAATTCGGTGTAGGTGGCGTCTTCGTAGGCCAGGCTGCACAGCAGGCGGCCACAGGTGCCAGAAATATCGGTGGGGTTCAGCGGCAAATTCTGGTTCTTGGCCATCTTGATCGAGACGGCGTGGAACTCGCGCAGGAAGGCGCTGCAACAAAGGTCGCGCCCGCATTTGCCAAAACCGCCGATGAACTTGGCTTCGTCGCGCACGCCGATCTGCCGCATCTCGATGCGGGCGCTGAACTGCTGCGACAGGTCTTTGACCAGCTGCCTGAAATCAACGCGCTGGTCGGCCGTATATTCCACCACCAATCGCCGGCCGTTATAACTATACGAACAGCGCACGACTTTCATCGCCAGGCGGTGTTCGCGGGCCTTGCGCGCACAGATTTCCATCGCTTCTGGCTCGCGCGCCGCCCATTGGTTGCGCAGGGCCAGGTCTTGGGCGTTGGCGCGGCGGACGACCGGCTTCAGGTCGCTGTTCACCGCCTGCGCGTCCACCTCTTTGGCCGCGTGGACGACCTGCACCAACTCGCGGCCCCGCGCCGTTTCGACCAACACCCACTCGCCCGGCAGCAAGTCGGTGTAGCCGTTGGGATCGAAATAATAGATTTTGGTGACGGGTTGAAATTGAACACCGATGACTTGAGGCATTGCGATTTCCAGGCGACGGGTTGGGTGCGGCCGCGGCAGCCGGCCGGCCAGTCGCATTCTACGCCATCGACGGCGCTTTGAGCAACAAGCTCTCGAGTGCCAACTGCACATTCACATTCTGGCGCAGATAGCCGGCCGTAGTCATCAGCGCCGCCAGGAAACGCCGCACGTCGCCCGGCGGCGAAGCCGCCGCCGCGGCCCGCACCTGCTCTTGTTGGTCGCGATGGACGATCAGTTCCCCGCATCCCTGCTGCACAAACAACACATCGCGCCACCACAGCAACCAGCTGCGCAAGGTCGTTTCCAGGTCGTCGCTATCGGCCAGCCGGGCGGCGTAGGCCAGGCGCTCGACCCGGTTCTGCCGGGCCAGGGACTGCCCTTCGTTCAGACGCTGCTGTTGTCTGGCCCAGGCGTCGGGGCGCGTCAGCATCTGCACGGCCCAGCCCAACCGACCGGCGCTCAGCCCGGCCAGCAAATCTGCCTGCGCCAGCGCTGCCCCCCAGCCTTCCTGCAAAGCAGCAGCAATGGCCACCGCCGGCAGCGGCCGCAAACTCAGAGTCTGGCAGCGCGAGGTGATGGTGGGCAATAGCCCGGCCGCCTGGCTGGAGGTGAGCAGGATGCGGGTCGAGTCGGTCGGCTCTTCCAGCGTCTTCAGGAGGGCGTTGGCCGAGTTGGCGTTGGCCCGGTCGAAGCCGGGGAGGATGAAGACCTTGAAGCGGCCTTCGATCGGCGACAACGCCGCCTCGCGGATGAGGTCGCGCACCTGTTCGATCTTCAGTTGCCCGCCCTGCGCCTCCACCAGGCGGTGGTCGGGGTGGCCGCCCTCGGCCGCCAGCCGGCACGAGCGGCAGCGTCCGCACGCCCCCAGGCCGGGGCCGGACTGCGGCGAGGCGCAGGTGAGGGCCTGGGCGAAGGCCAGAGCCAGGGTCGTCTTGCCCACCTGGTCGGGGCCGGTGAAAAGGTAGGCGTGGCTGGTGCGGCCAGAGAGGACGGACGCTTGCAGAAGCCGCTGCGCCCAGTCGTGGCCGTAGACGCGGAGAAGAGGAGCGGGCATGGGGGAGGGAGGAGGGAAACGTGAGGAGGGAAACGTGAGGGGGGAAACGTGAGGGGGGAAACGTGAGGAGGGAAACGTGAGGGGTGAGGTGGGGGGTGGGGGCGGGGGGGCGGGGGGGCGGGGGGGCGGAGGGCAGCAGGGAATAGGGCGAGGGTCATCCCGAGGCCACCACCTGCCGGTAGATGTCCAGCGTCTCGCGGGCGGCCTTTTCCCACGAGAAGGCGGAGGCGCGGGTCAGACCACGCTGCCGGAGCCGCGCCCGCAGGTCGGCGTCGGCCAGCAGCCGCTGCATGGCCACCGCCCAGCCTTCGACGTCGTCGGGCGGGACCAAGAGGGCGGCGTCGCCCACCACTTCGGGCAGGCTGCCGGCGTTGGAACACACTACCGGCGTGCCACAGGCCATGGCCTCCAGCGGCGTCAGGCCAAAGCCCTCGTAGTAGGCCGGGTGGACGAGCATCGTCGCCAGGTTGTAGAGGGATCGCAACGATTCGTTGGCAGCGATATTGGTCAGGAAGTAGACCTTGCCTTCGAGATGCAGCGCCCCCACCAGCTCGTAGATGTCCTGCGCCAACCAGCCGGGTGCGCCCACCAACAGCAGCGGCAGGTCAACGCCGTACGATTGGCGCAAGAGATGGTACGAACGCAGGAGCGTGCCCAGGTTTTTGCGCGGCTCGATGGTGCCGACGAAGAGCAGGAATTCTTCGGGGACGACCAAGCCCACCGAGCGCAGGTGCTCGCTGGCCTCGGCCCGCGTGCAGGGCTGAAACAGCGGGTCGGCGGCCTCGTAGACGACGTGGATTTTGTCTTCGGGCGCGCCCAGGATTCGGATCAGGTCCTTGCGGGTGGACTGGCTGACGGCGATGATGCGGTTGGCCCGGCGCACCGCCACCTCGGTCTGGCCATAATAGCGGGCAGCCTCGGCCGTGACGAAATTCGGGTAGAGCAGAAAACCCAGGTCGTGGACGGTGATGACCGAGGGGAGGCGATGACGCAGGGGTGGGATGAAGTCGGGGCTGTGGATCAGGTCGAGGCCGAGGCGGCGGGTCTCCAGGCTCAGCGGCCACTGCTCGAAGCGATGGTGCACGGGCGCATAGAGGCGCACGCGTCGAAAGTTCGGCGCCGCCACCAACGGTTCGTGCTGACGGTGGTGTTGGAGCAGCACATACTGGTTATCGGGGTCGATCTTGGCCAGGGCATGGACGAGCCGGATGGCATACCAGCTGATCCCGCCCTGGCGGTGATAGGTCAGGCGGATGTCGATACCAATCTGCATGGCTTTCCCTTGTCGCAAGACACCGGCAACATTGTCGAATCGGCGGCGGGGTTTTACAATCCGGGGTCGGAGCTTCGCCGTATGCTGAAGAATTCGTTACAGACGCTGATTCGCAGGCTCAAGAACGCACCCGATTATACCATCGATGCCCAACTGCCAACGACTGCCCTGGTCACGTTGATCAAGGAACGAGGGCTGGCGTTGGTGCGAGGCTGGTTGCGCCGGCCGTTTCTGGCCGAGTGCGGAGGCGCCCTGTTCGTTGGCCGCCGCGTCCAGCTTCTGAATACGCGCTCGCTGCACCTGGGCCGCAGCGTCACCCTGGAAGACGATGTCAAGATCGACGCCCTCAGCCGCGAGGGCGTGTGGCTGGGAAACAGTGTGGCCATCGGCCGCTTCACGGTCATCGAATGCACGGGGGTGATCACCCACCTGGGCCAGGGCTTCCGGATCGGCGACCACTCCAATCTGGGCGACTACAACTTCGTGGGTGCGGCGGGCGGGGTCAGCATCGGCCAGAATGTGCTCATCGGCCAGGGCGTGCGCTTCCATTCCGAAAACCATGTCACGGCCCGCACCGACATCCCCATCAAGGCGCAGGGCGTGAGCAACCGCGGCATCGTGGTGGAGGATGATGTCTGGCTCGGTTCGGGCGCCATCCTGCTCGATGGCGTGCGGGTGGGGACGGGGGCAGTGGTGGCGGCGGGGAGCGTCGTCACCCGCGAGGTGCCACCCTTTGCCGTGGTGGGCGGGTCGCCGGCCCAGGTCCTCAAGTATCGCCAGGAGCCATCCCCCCAGCTATGAGCGCACAACACGACAGGGCGCGGGCGCCATCGGCCCGCATTTGGCTGGTGGGAGCGGTCGGGCTGGGGCTAGTGGCCGGGCTAGTGCCCTGGCTGGCCCAACGCAGCCCGGTCATCGCCGCGGTCGTCTTGGGCGCGCCGGCCGGCCTGGCCTTGCTGGTGGCGGGCTGGCCGTTCAGCGGCGCCGCCGCCCTGATCGCCGCCGCCGTCCTGACGCACTACCGTTTCGACGTCGGCGCCGTCTCGGTGCGACCCGAACACCTGGCGGCGGTTGCGGTGGCTGCTTTGGGGGGGCTGCAAGTGGCCATCTACCGGCGGGGCTTGCGCATGCCCGTGGCGGCCTGGTTCGGGCTGGCCTGGTGGGCGATGAATCTGATCTCCGGCCTTTTCTTCAGCCCCCTGGCGGCCAGCGGTCTGCAAAACGGTGTGCGGGTGGGCGTCGGCGCCATCACCTTCATCCTCATGGTCAACCTCATCCCCGATCGGCGGCGCTGGTGGTGGGCGGTGTGCTTCTACGCCGCGGTCGGCATTGCCGAGGCTGCCTTTGGCGTCATCGCCCGCCTGCTTTTTCCTTTTGGCGTCAACCTGGGCGTGCAGGTATCCTGGAACTTCACCGAGCCGATCCCCTACGGCACCTTCGAAGAAGGCAATCTCTTCGGCAGCCACATCGCCATCTGGTCGATCCTGATCCTGGCCCTGCTGGCGACGGCCGGCCCCTTCCGGCAATGGCGGCGGCGGCAGTATCTGCTGGCGGCCGGGCTGAGCGTCCTCCTGCTGGGGCTTTTCCTCAGCCTTTCCCGCGCCGCCTGGCTCACGTTTGCCGTTGGTGCGGCCCTGGTGTGGATCTTCCAGGGGCGCAACCCCTGGCTGCACACCAACCGCCTGCTCCTGGTCGCCACCATCGCCCCCTTCGTCGCCCTCCT
This region of Caldilineales bacterium genomic DNA includes:
- a CDS encoding DUF2089 domain-containing protein, coding for MLALPTHCPFCDGELVVTEIYCRQCDVTSHGRFAPGPVAEFEAAQLPVLRRFARLSPEQLELMEAFVRCEGKLNRLQEEVGLSYPTLRSRLNDMLQVMGFTPPQQETPPRVERKQVLDDLAAGKISAAEAATLLREARS
- a CDS encoding stage 0 sporulation family protein — protein: MPQVIGVQFQPVTKIYYFDPNGYTDLLPGEWVLVETARGRELVQVVHAAKEVDAQAVNSDLKPVVRRANAQDLALRNQWAAREPEAMEICARKAREHRLAMKVVRCSYSYNGRRLVVEYTADQRVDFRQLVKDLSQQFSARIEMRQIGVRDEAKFIGGFGKCGRDLCCSAFLREFHAVSIKMAKNQNLPLNPTDISGTCGRLLCSLAYEDATYTELRRYLPRPGQMVQTPDGVGQVRYVNVLMELVTVEMGEGGSRSELPAADLHAPGDPNRRYGKKWPS
- the holB gene encoding DNA polymerase III subunit delta', with the protein product MPAPLLRVYGHDWAQRLLQASVLSGRTSHAYLFTGPDQVGKTTLALAFAQALTCASPQSGPGLGACGRCRSCRLAAEGGHPDHRLVEAQGGQLKIEQVRDLIREAALSPIEGRFKVFILPGFDRANANSANALLKTLEEPTDSTRILLTSSQAAGLLPTITSRCQTLSLRPLPAVAIAAALQEGWGAALAQADLLAGLSAGRLGWAVQMLTRPDAWARQQQRLNEGQSLARQNRVERLAYAARLADSDDLETTLRSWLLWWRDVLFVQQGCGELIVHRDQQEQVRAAAAASPPGDVRRFLAALMTTAGYLRQNVNVQLALESLLLKAPSMA
- a CDS encoding glycosyltransferase family 4 protein; protein product: MQIGIDIRLTYHRQGGISWYAIRLVHALAKIDPDNQYVLLQHHRQHEPLVAAPNFRRVRLYAPVHHRFEQWPLSLETRRLGLDLIHSPDFIPPLRHRLPSVITVHDLGFLLYPNFVTAEAARYYGQTEVAVRRANRIIAVSQSTRKDLIRILGAPEDKIHVVYEAADPLFQPCTRAEASEHLRSVGLVVPEEFLLFVGTIEPRKNLGTLLRSYHLLRQSYGVDLPLLLVGAPGWLAQDIYELVGALHLEGKVYFLTNIAANESLRSLYNLATMLVHPAYYEGFGLTPLEAMACGTPVVCSNAGSLPEVVGDAALLVPPDDVEGWAVAMQRLLADADLRARLRQRGLTRASAFSWEKAARETLDIYRQVVASG
- a CDS encoding acyltransferase; this encodes MSQDTGNIVESAAGFYNPGSELRRMLKNSLQTLIRRLKNAPDYTIDAQLPTTALVTLIKERGLALVRGWLRRPFLAECGGALFVGRRVQLLNTRSLHLGRSVTLEDDVKIDALSREGVWLGNSVAIGRFTVIECTGVITHLGQGFRIGDHSNLGDYNFVGAAGGVSIGQNVLIGQGVRFHSENHVTARTDIPIKAQGVSNRGIVVEDDVWLGSGAILLDGVRVGTGAVVAAGSVVTREVPPFAVVGGSPAQVLKYRQEPSPQL
- a CDS encoding O-antigen ligase family protein, with product MSAQHDRARAPSARIWLVGAVGLGLVAGLVPWLAQRSPVIAAVVLGAPAGLALLVAGWPFSGAAALIAAAVLTHYRFDVGAVSVRPEHLAAVAVAALGGLQVAIYRRGLRMPVAAWFGLAWWAMNLISGLFFSPLAASGLQNGVRVGVGAITFILMVNLIPDRRRWWWAVCFYAAVGIAEAAFGVIARLLFPFGVNLGVQVSWNFTEPIPYGTFEEGNLFGSHIAIWSILILALLATAGPFRQWRRRQYLLAAGLSVLLLGLFLSLSRAAWLTFAVGAALVWIFQGRNPWLHTNRLLLVATIAPFVALLVLAIAPYLPPTLPFVDRLQSFLTLSSDPTFSARLNDWGLAWNDWRQQPLTGWGPGSFYDLHGLLRANPAWISNLSLRLLQETGILGFLSFLGFFLALLVPALKTVSQQPDRRERVALLGLVIGFFVLIGLAYQSTDGIWLAASWVHAGLIAAGTRVLNIDAPSGPP